In one Oryza glaberrima chromosome 2, OglaRS2, whole genome shotgun sequence genomic region, the following are encoded:
- the LOC127763824 gene encoding uncharacterized protein LOC127763824, with protein sequence MDKMMRSQGGGGVAGEYQYYYHGGTGVGGLVDQEMAVAAPPSSDDGVVLLMELLDGEEEMGDDYSPSPAATTDGDGDADQLSRVIRSLEAEIGGGGATGAVAAATATRDSDESMAAAGPASDDDGAAAAGIRRLEDMFSDDLDGYGGGAFGYGWPPELALPAAASWCVYDDEHLYYGDGSIDEQVYSPLWEQ encoded by the coding sequence ATGGACAAGATGATGCGGagccagggcggcggcggtgtcgccgGCGAGTACCAGTACTACTACCATGGCggcaccggcgtcggcggcctcgTCGACCAGGAgatggccgtggcggcgccgccgtcgtccgacGACGGAGTGGTGCTCCTCATGGAGCTTCTTGAtggcgaggaggagatgggggacgactactcgccgtcgccggcggcaacgaccgacggcgacggcgacgccgatcAGCTGAGCCGCGTGATCCGGTCGCTCGAGGCCGagatcggcggtggcggcgccaccggggcggtggcggcggcgacggcgacgagggacAGCGACGAgagcatggccgccgccgggccggcgagcgacgacgacggcgcagcagcagctgggaTCAGACGGCTGGAGGACATGTTTTCCGACGACCTcgacggctacggcggcggggCGTTCGGGTACGGCTGGCCGCCGGAGTTggcgttgccggcggcggcgagctggtgcGTGTACGACGACGAGCATTTGTACTATGGAGATGGCTCCATTGATGAGCAAGTGTACAGCCCCTTGTGGGAGCAATAA